From a region of the Hippopotamus amphibius kiboko isolate mHipAmp2 chromosome 3, mHipAmp2.hap2, whole genome shotgun sequence genome:
- the LOC130849625 gene encoding olfactory receptor 4A47-like, protein MESRNNVTYFVLLGLTRNPKEQKILSVMFFLFYMLTMVGNMLIVVTVNASKTLNSPMYFFLASLSFMDVTYSSVISPKLISDMFFGENTISFKFCMSQLFTEHLFGGSEVFLLLVMAYDRYVAICKPLHYLVIMKQRVCVVLLVVSCVGGFVHSVIQLSTIYGLPFCGPNVIDHFICDMYPLLKLICADTYVIGILVVANGGLICSIVFLLLLISYGVILHSLKNLSQEGRWKALQTCGSHITVVVCFFVPCIFMYARPAKTFPIDKSLSVFYTVIAPMLNPVIYTLRNSEMMNAMKKLWRRNILSHSK, encoded by the coding sequence ATGGAATCAAGGAATAACGTGACTTACTTTGTCCTCTTGGGCCTCACACGGAATCCAAAGGAGCAGAAAATCCTTTCTgttatgttttttctcttctacatGTTGACCATGGTGGGCAACATGCTCATTGTTGTGACTGTCAATGCCAgtaagaccctgaactcaccaATGTACTTTTTTCTTGCTAGCTTATCATTTATGGATGTCACTTATTCCTCAGTCATTTCCCCAAAATTGATTTCAGACATGTTCTTTGGGGAAAATACTATATCTTTCAAATTTTGTATGTCTCAGCTCTTTACAGAGCACCTTTTTGGTGGATCAGAGGTCTTCCTTCTGTtggtgatggcctatgaccgttatgtggccatctgtaagcccttGCATTATTTGGTTATCATGAAGCAAAGGGTGTGTGTTGTGCTGCTGGTGGTGTCCTGTGTTGGAGGTTTTGTGCACTCAGTAATTCAACTTAGCACTATTTATGGGCTCCCATTCTGTGGCCCCAATGTCATTGATCATTTTATCTGTGACATGTACCCCTTATTGAAACTCATCTGTGCTGATACTTATGTCATTGGCATCTTAGTGGTGGCCAATGGAGGACTGATCTGCTCTATTGTGTTTCTACTCTTACTCATCTCCTATGGAGTCATCTTGCACTCTCTGAAGAACCTGAGTCAGGAAGGGAGGTGGAAAGCCCTCCAGACCTGTGGTTCCCACATCACTGTGGTTGTCTGCTTCTTTGTTCCCTGTATTTTCATGTATGCAAGACCTGCAAAGACCTTCCCCATTGACAAATCATTGAGCGTGTTTTATACAGTCATAGCCCCCATGCTGAACCCAGTAATCTACACTCTGAGAAACTCAGAGATGATGAATGCTATGAAGAAACTCTGGAGAAGAAATATCTTATCTCACAGTAAATAA